A single window of Liolophura sinensis isolate JHLJ2023 chromosome 6, CUHK_Ljap_v2, whole genome shotgun sequence DNA harbors:
- the LOC135466756 gene encoding signal recognition particle 9 kDa protein-like, with product MTYLTSWEEFARAAERLYLADPMKCRLVMKYRHGEGQLNVKITDDQVCLQYRTEHAQDVKKLEKLTSQLMRHMASKEGR from the exons ATGACTTATTTAACATCATGGGAGGAATTTGCAAGAGCCGCTGAACGCCTGTATCTGGCCGACCCAATGAAG TGCCGATTGGTGATGAAGTATCGTCATGGAGAGGGACAGCTGAATGTAAAAATAACGGATGACCAAGTG TGCCTACAATACAGAACTGAACATGCCCAAGACGTGAAAAAGCTAGAGAAACTGACGAGTCAGCTGATGAGACATATGGCATCCAAAGAAGGGAGATGA